CGATAGACTGGGGCACATGACTGAGACTGCTTCCTCCGCCGTGCCCGAAACCCTGACCTCCAACGCTGATGACCGTTCCGCCTATGGCTTTGGTGTGGCCACCGTTGCCACCGCCGGCAGCGGCACCACGGTCCTGGACGTCTGGTTTCCGGCACCGGCACTGGGTGTTGCGGCCGAGGATCTCCGCTCGGTGGAAAACGCCGACGAAGCCCTGACGGCCATCGCTGAGAACGGTGCAGACCAGGACCGCGGCACGGAGCAGAAGGTGGTCTTTGTCCAGGTCAACCTCGACGAAGCCCCCGCCGACACCGCGGACGCCTATCTCCGCCTGCACCTTCTCTCGCACCGCCTGGTCCAGCCCAACACCATCAACCTGGACGGGATCTTCGCCAAGCTCCCCAACGTCGTGTGGACCAACTTCGGCCCCGCCGCCGTCGAGGGCTTTGAACTGACGCGCGCCAAGCTGCGCCGGCGGGGCGCTGTCACCGTCTACGGCATCGACAAGTTCCCGCGCATGGTGGACTACGTGGTACCCAGCGGGGTCAGGATTGCCGACGCCGACAGGGTTCGCCTGGGTGCGCACCTCGCCGCCGGCACCACCGTCATGCACGAGGGCTTCGTGAACTTCAACGCCGGAACCCTGGGCACCTCCATGGTGGAGGGGCGCATTTCGGCGGGCGTCGTGGCCGGTGACGGCAGCGATGTGGGTGGCGGCGCCTCCATCATGGGCACCCTGTCAGGGGGCGGCAAGGAAAAGATCACCATCGGCGAGCGTGTCCTGCTCGGTGCAAACTCAGGTGTGGGCATCAGCATCGGTGACGATTCGGTAGTGGAAGCCGGCCTCTACGTCACGGTAAGCACCCGTGTCCGCGTTCCGGGCCCCAAGGACGAGGTGGGCGAGGACACCACCAAGATCGTCAAGGCCGCCGAGCTCTCCGGCGTCCCCAACCTGCTGTTCCGCCGCAACTCCACCACGGGCGCGGTGGAGGCTCTCCCCGCAAGGGCCAGACCGTGGAACTGAACGACGCCCTGCACGCCAACTAGTCTCTTCGTGGCACCTCTGTCTGTGGCGCGTAGGCGCGGCCTGCGCCGCCTGGCGGTGCTGCTCCTCACCCTGGCACTGGCAGCGGGAGGCATTTACACGGCGGTGTACTTCGTGCAGCGTTCCGAGACCCTCGTCTCGGAACGCTGCACAGCCACGGCCGGCAGCCGGACCGGGGAACTGGCGCCGGACCAGGCGGCCAACGCAGCCCTGATCACCGCCGCGGCCGTCCGGCGGGGCCTCCCTCCGCGTGCCGCCACCATTGCCCTGGCCACTGCCATGCAGGAGTCCAAGCTGCGCAACATCGGCCACGGCGACCAGGCCGGCCCTGACTCGCGGGGGCTCTTCCAGCAGCGGCCGTCCCAGGGCTGGGGCACCGAGGCCCAGATCATGGACCCGTACTACGCCGTCAATGCCTTCTATGACGCCCTGGTGAAGATCCCCGGGTACGAGACGCTGGACATCACTGACGCGGCCCAGCAGGTCCAGCGTTCCGCCTACCCCAAGGCCTACGCCCAGCATGAGGAGATGGGCCGGGCCTTCGCTTCCGGGCTGACCGGACAGACCCCCGCGGGTGTCCAGTGCACGCTGCGTTCCCCGACGGCGGGCGGGAATTCAACAACAGTGGTGACGGAACTGGACCAGGCTTACGGCGGCGTGGATTCGCAGGTGGACGGCGCCACCCTGGTGGTGGACGCGGACGGGGCACTGGCGTGGTCGGTGGCGCAGTGGGCGGTTGCGAATGCCAAGAACCTGGCGGTGACCAAGGTGGAAGTTGCCGGCCGCAGCTGGGACCGGCCGGGCGGGGACGGATGGCAGGCGTCGGGGGCCGCTGCCGGGCAGGTGCGCATCACCGTACGGCAGGACGACGGCGGCACGTGACGTCCCGCCGTCGTCCTCCCTGCAGGGGCTAGACCAGGATTTCCAGCACCGGCTGGACGTAGCTGCGGAGCAGCTCAGGCTGGCCCATCAGCTCCTGGCTCATGATGATCTTGTCCGGTTCCAGGTACCAGGCCCGTTGCTCGTCCAGCGGCAACTCAATGATGGTCAGCGTGAAGTCCCGCGAGTCCCGCCCCACCTCCATCAGCCGGTCATCCACCATGTCCCCGAGCAGCTGGTCCGTTCCGCTGGCCACGCGCTGGGCTTCGAGTTCGGCGTATTCGCTCCGGCGTTCCCTGGCCCAGGTGAGGGCAGACCCGAAATGGGCCTGCAGGAGCCGTTGGAGCGCCGGCGAGTTGCCGAACGCTTCGAAATCGGGCGGGGACAGTTCCGGGGAGGTGTGGGGGTGCGCCTTGAGCAGCTGCTCCCACCAGGCCTCCCACTCGGTCTTCAGTGCGCTGAGGCCGCCAACATCCGCGGTCAGGTGCTTATGGTCCGCCGAACGGACTTTGGGTGATGCATGGGACAGCATGGGACGGCCCACGCCGTTCAGGCCGGCGGCGTCCCGGACGTAAAGAGCAATCATCATCGGCCCGGATGTGTCGGTGGTGATCTGCCACCCGGAACCGCTTGCGTGCTGCATCCAAAGTCCTTTCCTGGCCTACCGGTGCCGGGCGTCGTGATCGGTCCGGCCTACCCGGCTATCAGTCTATTCCCGCAACCAGTCCGCGGAAGTGCAGGACAGCCTTTTGATCCCTTAGCGTGCGATCCCGTCAAGGTGCCGCTCAAGCACGTCCCGGCACATCTGCGCCGTCATCCAGCCCGGCTGGAGCAAGGCGTGCATACAAAGTCCGTCCAGCGTGGCCAGGAGCCGTTCGGCCTCCACCACCAGGTTCTCCTGCGGTTCATCGTCCGGCAGCAGGGTTGCGACGAGTGCGCCCACGATGGCCGCGATTTCACGGTGGCTTCGGTCCGACTCCGCGGCAAGGAACGGCCGGATGCGGGCGGCGTTCTTGAACGCCAGCCACGCACATGCCTCCACTGCTGTTTCCTCGTCCAGGGGAAGCATGCCGCCCAGAAGGGTTAAAACAGCCCCCCGCTGTTCGGGACTGGCTGCGGCAGCATCAAGGACGGCGGGCAGCAGGGCTTCCAGCTCACCCGGTCCACCACCGTGCCGAACGTAAACGCCAGAAGCTCCTCGCTGCCCTGGAAGTAGTGCCGGACCGAGCCGACCGCCAGTCCTGCTTCGTCCGCAACTTCCCGAAGCGAGGCACGCTCGAGACCGTCCACGGCAATGATGCGGAGAACCGCCTGGACCACATCCTGCCGCCGGGCATCGGCGTCTACAATTTTGGGCACCATTCTTATTAGCACACTTGTGTTTACTCTGCCTTTTCACAGACCGCCCGCCATCCGGGACACGGCGGCGGGCAACGCTGCACGTGGGATAGCGTTGAGGCATGAAAATCTTGGTCACAGGGGGCACCGGCTACATCGGTTCCCACACTGTTCTTTCCCTGCAGGAAGCTTACCACGACGTGGTCGTCATCGACAACCTGGTCAACTCCAGCGAGGAGTCGCTGCGCCGCGTAGCCGAACTCAGCGGCAAGACCGCGGAGTTCCACAACGTGGACCTGGTGGACGAGGCCGCCGTCGAGAAGGTGTTCGCCGGAAACGGCATCGAGGCCGTCATTCATTTCGCAGGCCTCAAAGCGGTGGGTGAATCAGTGCAGGAGCCGCTGAAGTACTACTACAACAACCTGGTGGGGACGCTTAACCTGGTCCGCGTCATGGACAGGCATGACGTCCGGTCAATCGTCTTCAGCTCCTCGGCCACCGTCTACGGTGAACACAACCCCATCCCGTACGTGGAAAAAATGGAGATCGGCGCGAACAACCCGTACGGGCGCACCAAGGAACAGATCGAGGACATCCTCTCCGACCTCGGCGCCGCCGACTCACGCTGGCACATAGCACTGCTGCGCTACTTCAACCCGGTGGGCGCACACCCCTCGGGACGCATCGGCGAAGACCCGCAGGGCATCCCGAACAACC
This region of Arthrobacter sp. DNA4 genomic DNA includes:
- the galE gene encoding UDP-glucose 4-epimerase GalE; this translates as MKILVTGGTGYIGSHTVLSLQEAYHDVVVIDNLVNSSEESLRRVAELSGKTAEFHNVDLVDEAAVEKVFAGNGIEAVIHFAGLKAVGESVQEPLKYYYNNLVGTLNLVRVMDRHDVRSIVFSSSATVYGEHNPIPYVEKMEIGANNPYGRTKEQIEDILSDLGAADSRWHIALLRYFNPVGAHPSGRIGEDPQGIPNNLVPFIAQVAVGRREKLMVFGGDYDTPDGTCLRDYIHVVDLAEGHMAALNHIADRTGVFRWNLGSGKGSSVLEVLRSFEKAVGQPIPYEITGRRAGDLPAFWADATSALADLSWSTTKTVDQMCEDHWRWQKNNPQGYAS